ACTGGCGTCAATGAacaatgacatccaaaaagAGTACGATAGACATGATGATGTCCAATCGATAATGCTCCACACCAGCAAAGTTTATGCGGTTTTGGAccggcatattagatatgctgtgacaaaagtatttttcagtTCCAAGATGATTGAAGGGTCTCCTGTACAAGAGCATtgggttaagatgctatcccttgtggagaagctcaaggaGCTCAAGACtaatcttgaaaaagagaCGTACATCAACGTGATCCTTCAGTCTCTTCCTCCCTCCTTTGACCCATTTATCGTGAACTATAACATGAGTGCGCTTGTCAAAgaccttcatgagttgataagcATGTTGGTCCAGTACGAGGCAACGATTGAAAAGTTTGCGCCATCAGTATTAGTAGGGGAAGCTTCGACCTGAGAAGCGAAAGGCAAAGGGCCTAACGcaaaaggaggaagaagagtaAGACAGAATCAGCTACTACAAGCGTTCAGAGCGCTCCTGTTGCCTAGCTGGGCATGGGCAAAGGGAAGACGAAGGTGGTTCGGTAGTCATGGATTTTGAAAGATGTTCGTATTAATTACCGTGCAAAGGGACaatagaagagggagtgtccCTCCTCCATAATCAAggtaaaatttgttattgagcCTTAACATAACTACTACTACACTTCTTGGGTATTGAATACCAGCTGTAATGCTCATAtctgcaaatggtttgcaggtgGTGGAAAAGAGTAGAAGGCTGGACAAACGATCCTAAAACATAGCAATGGTAGGGTTATTGCTACTAtggttaaaggactaaattgaCTTAgttattagtgatcatattaggataaagttgataggatctaattatgtaacctagcacgatcaaattatatttttccattgtTAGACAATTTGGATCacatgattttgatcaatgatggttatttcatttgacaaagaatggttattcttgtctgctagattctttatgtaattattttaatactatttcgtaattgaattatgagtgctcaaaacaaatggtaaaatggataatcaagataaatgCACAAATTTGGCATGCGAAGGTAGGTCACATTTTTCTAGTTAGGATAAAGAAGTTGGTGAATTCAACGAGTCTAGAAATAGACAAGTTGAGTCTACAAGCTTGCGAATCTTTCCTCAGCAAAACAAGGATCGAGAAGCACTTTGTAGGAAAAGTGTGCTCGTAAGTAGTCTATTGAATTGGATCCAATTAGACATCCACGGGTTATTGAATATATAGAGCTAGAAaggggttcacaagtctaagaaCCTTTGGAAGGTTCGGAGAATTAGACTTgaagtggagaaccaaactggttgaaaaattaaattcttcgATCGGATCTAGGTAGTGTGTATTTAGTGGTATCtgatgagaatggaattctcactcaGTGGAGTTCTTCTTTGGAGTGCCATAATTGAACAGTGTCTCTGAGAGGGGAGGGATCAAACCTTGTTGGACTCAGTTTAATTGCTCTTTTCACTGAACTACCTTAGCCCATATGGaatgaaaaacatattttcacaACATAGTTTAGTATATGGGATGGTCTTGTATACATTAAAACTAGTGGGAGGCAAACTAGGTTTATACAGGTTCATTTGTTATcctaagaaaaattgaatttcattggATAACTGACGTGAGGAGTACCTCCTTGAGGAATCAAGTGGAGAGACTCAGTCAAATgtagcaaacatcatttgagTCGAATTCTTTCACTAACATACTATATTCCAGCCTCCTGAGAGATGACTAGAACACCTTAGTTACCTAATAGGTACAAGCTTCTGAGTCTGACCagtcaattggattatgatccAAAGATATtaaggagaagcgatgtcGGACATCGAGTTGAAtgaatggcttggagccatgaGATTCGACATGGAGTACAAACTAGGTTTGAGGGATGTGGAGATTAACTTTAGGttaagtgggagattgttagaaatggtgaccagaaagctAATTGAATTGGTAGTTTTGGGAACAaattagcaatctttatgaatgtgatatcatcttgatgaatgtagtaagcattcatctgtggcaccatgtATTTATTGGGCTTACTATTTACATTCAACGGGcttttaacgtcacaacaattgtccacagaccaattgaataacccatatAGTTGGGCTGCGAATTGGATGACAGCTataaaaccaacttctgagggttggtctgaaacgttccaagtcgaggacctcaagactgggcatcgagagtcctatagagacttgcactaagtattacattcattggatgaTTACGGTGTTTGATCGGCGACAAACATGGGATATCTATGCAATTTTGGGTGAATTAGTTGACAAgattgttaactgattgaactgacttgcggaaatcatcatatggaagccttggagacttggtcggtatgacttgaattcccgaCTCCaatagtacaggattagtccttggacttgaggaatcatggcagtcccatgcatatgatggctatatcttagATCTGGCGAaagatgactgtgtcttcgatgtggtcattataagccttgtctagtgtaGTCGGATAATGTATTGAGGATGGTATTTAAAGATAGAACCCGTTTCCTATCAGgttatgatggatatatctcctatgtgCTATGAGATgatttagactctctaagtctatggccataacCTCCAactatgatgaaataaccactccattatattcatcatggtgaggagtttcaactccttctgaacttgctccaacctccctcaaatgggaTCAGACATCAAGTATGGAACgagcttgatttaatcaaattaaattaagtccaACCAAAATCTATTtgacaataattaaataaattaattttaccccAACTAAGTCCAAATATCCATTTAATCgaatttaataaatctaagtctaaacactaattaattgatccaattaattaagccaaaccaaataaattaattcaattaatttaaaggtgtt
The nucleotide sequence above comes from Sesamum indicum cultivar Zhongzhi No. 13 linkage group LG11, S_indicum_v1.0, whole genome shotgun sequence. Encoded proteins:
- the LOC105173349 gene encoding uncharacterized protein LOC105173349, whose translation is MSKNPLTEILETNKFNGTNYNCWLRNLRIVLDFQNQTYVLDRSLPWALPEGSTCKERLTFKKWHEDNRKVRSTILASMNNDIQKEYDRHDDVQSIMLHTSKVYAVLDRHIRYAVTKVFFSSKMIEGSPVQEHWVKMLSLVEKLKELKTNLEKETYINVILQSLPPSFDPFIVNYNMSALVKDLHELISMLVQYEATIEKFAPSVLVGEAST